A region of Vigna radiata var. radiata cultivar VC1973A chromosome 10, Vradiata_ver6, whole genome shotgun sequence DNA encodes the following proteins:
- the LOC106776028 gene encoding WPP domain-associated protein, with product MKGGEKIYDYGKEMIYDNGKEDENVDDHIGIVEEMDSFLEGVEGRVIISRMVSDSVIKGMVNAVQEQAAEQITEKELEVIELKKVLHGLHVGSGETKTFCSSLHHHESHEAAEHQFPDSVVEPDRYVMSVDSLQIALHEELSQLKKEINKIKGTSSIRTISSGPDLVGLSGILQENMPEKLICVDKAFENLKDAVDSVCERMKVTDRLSKASLSEWQKERDFQSEIERMVISNCIWGLQQEFEQKLWDLSDSESRNCFNQYKEISSLREELDSIFKTLSVSETGHLLSHGSLENAEEWCHNKRVDHFHVKLSTDDLSPSALEENDKQEPKINKPDNLDSASLKHMSKEDLITYITKMRRNHESQVQEKTEENFRLRRQLLKERGSSFPLKKDKEFELLKKKIPDVIAKLNEILDGNEKVHQFSENIECLSSLKDRLDFLESENHQLKETLSDKKKEFSSLSSQVSAAEEKLSQEQLVEKNLLQTIQKLEDDIEDAHSQVSVIQDVYKCLFEGIVSEFRCCTEELHLKNSFMQEMYEVLLQEASHSAQASSGLGIEEAEMESTMMQGLLDINHIIFKETLVNADEALKLEVSEKEKLRYEVHTLKSVVEEKEKLIKGAADALVQEKQKVQFASEQLDSLRAEVAHQHKLIEEKSEELDVTNGNLVAALKEIKQYDEQMHQLHKNLEQRTNKLREIEEERRVHFALTQKQQEALNLCEAKERETRKQMESTINLIHKLLTMITDFEARVNKDISRNRLRLENIRSEFHWINNQANLLKTMGLVYKQRLETRSSDLAKAETEVDLLGDEVDTLLRLLEKIYIALDHYSPILQHYPGIIEILELVRRELSGDCRKL from the exons ATGAAGGGTGGTGAAAAGATTTATGATTATGGTAAAGAAATGATTTATGATAATGGTAAAGAGGATGAGAATGTGGACGACCACATTGGTATAGTTGAAGAAATGGATTCCTTTCTGGAGGGTGTCGAAGGGCGGGTGATAATATCTAGGATGGTGAGTGACTCCGTCATAAAGGGCATGGTTAATGCTGTTCAGGAACAGGCAGCGGAGCAAATCACTGAGAAAGAATTGGAGGTGATCGAGCTCAAGAAAGTTCTACATGGGCTTCATGTGGGTTCAGGTGAAACTAAGACATTCTGCTCTTCATTGCATCATCATGAATCCCACGAAGCTGCTGAACATCAGTTTCCAGATAGTGTTGTAGAGCCCGATAGATATGTAATGTCTGTAGACAGTCTTCAAATTGCACTACACGAGGAGTTAAGTCAgctaaagaaagaaataaataaaattaagggGACTAGTTCCATCAGAACAATTAGTTCAGGTCCTGATTTGGTGGGTTTAAGTGGTATTCTGCAAGAGAATATGCCTGAAAAATTGATTTGTGTTGATAAAGCTTTCGAAAATCTAAAGGATGCTGTAGACAGTGTCTGTGAAAGAATGAAAGTCACGGATCGGTTATCAAAAGCATCACTTTCTGAATGGCAGAAGGAGCGGGACTTTCAGTCAGAAATTGAACGAATGGTGATCAGCAACTGTATCTGGGGTTTGCAACAGGAGTTTGAGCAGAAACTGTGGGATCTTTCTGACTCTGAAAGTAGAAATTGTTTTAACCAATATAAAGAGATCTCAAGTTTGCGTGAGGAATtggattcaatttttaaaacactCTCTGTGTCTGAAACCGGACACCTTCTTTCTCATGGATCCTTGGAGAATGCTGAGGAATGGTGTCATAATAAGAGGGTTGATCATTTCCATGTGAAGCTTTCCACTGATGATTTGTCGCCCTCAGCTTTGGAAGAAAATGACAAACAGGAGCCAAAGATTAACAAGCCTGATAATTTGGATTCAGCCTCACTAAAGCACATGTCTAAAGAAGATTTAATTACTTATATTACTAAAATGAGAAGAAACCATGAATCTCAGGTGCAAGAGAAGACTGAAGAGAATTTTCGCCTGAGGCGGCAACTTTTGAAAGAAAGAGGTTCTTCTTTTCCACTGAAGAAGGACAAGGAGTTTGAgctgttgaagaaaaaaatccCTGATGTCATTGCAAAATTGAATGAAATCCTTGATGGAAATGAGAAAGTACATCAATTCAGTGAAAACATTGAATGTCTTAGCAGTTTAAAGGATAGACTGGATTTCTTAGAATCTGAGAATCATCAACTGAAGGAGACTCTATCggataagaaaaaagaatttagCAGTCTTTCTTCCCAGGTTTCTGCTGCAGAGGAAAAATTGTCACAGGAGCAATTGGTAGAGAAAAATTTGTTACAAACCATTCAGAAGCTTGAGGATGATATAGAGGATGCACATTCTCAAGTCTCAGTTATTCAAGAtgtatataaatgtttatttgaagGTATTGTTAGTGAGTTTAGATGCTGCACTGAAGAATTACATCTGAAGAATAGTTTCATGCAAGAAATGTATGAAGTATTACTCCAAGAAGCTTCCCACAGTGCTCAAGCTTCTAGTGGGTTGGGAATTGAGGAAGCAGAAATGGAGTCAACTATGATGCAAGGGTTATTAGATattaatcatattatatttaaagaaacttTGGTGAATGCAGATGAAGCTTTAAAATTGGAAGTTTCTGAAAAGGAGAAACTAAGATATGAAGTGCATACATTGAAATCAGTTGtggaagaaaaggagaagtTAATCAAAGGAGCAGCAGATGCTTTggttcaagaaaaacaaaaagtgcAGTTTGCCTCTGAACAACTTGACAGTTTAAGAGCTGAGGTTGctcatcaacataaattaataGAAGAGAAAAGCGAAGAATTGGATGTCACTAATGGCAACCTGGTTGCAgctttgaaagaaattaaacaatacGATGAGCAAATGCATCAGCTGCATAAAAATCTTGAACAAAGAACGAACAAACTTAgagaaattgaagaagaaagaagagtaCATTTTGCTCTTACACAAAAACAACAAGAAGCACTAAATTTGTGTGAGGCTAAAGAAAGGGAAACTAGGAAGCAAATGGAATCTACCATTAATCTCATTCATAAATTGTTGACTATGATTACTGATTTTGAAGCTAGagtaaataaagatatttcAAGAAATCGTTTGAG GCTTGAAAACATAAGATCTGAGTTTCATTGGATCAATAACCAAGCCAACTTACTGAAAACCATGGGTTTGGTTTACAAGCAACGACTAGAAACAAGATCTTCTGATCTCGCGAAGGCTGAAACAGAG GTTGATCTTTTGGGGGATGAGGTAGATACTCTTCTAAGGCTCCTTGAAAAAATATACATTGCACTTGATCATTATTCACCCATACTGCAGCATTACCCCGGG ATTATTGAGATTTTGGAGCTTGTAAGAAGAGAACTGAGTGGAGACTGTAGAAAACTTTAG
- the LOC106776000 gene encoding probable receptor-like protein kinase At1g30570, which produces MVSVLGEGLYFVLILVVVSVTVGTVDAQTKSILLNCGSNSSLNVDGRRWVGDLATDNNVTLSTPSVVANTSTLSGSSIYDPLYKTARIFTVPLNYTIKNVKGNYFVRFHFCPFAIDDFNVNESSFGVVVNGLKLLSEFDVPGKISHKNMNLLNSGRNASSFFLVKEYILTVNGDMLVIEFVPARSSFGFINAIEIVPVVGELFSGSVSRVGGGNINLSGHGMETMYRLNVGGPEVQSNQDRDLWRTWEVDSGYMIIENAGSGIKNSSNITYSSVNDTLVAPLLVYETARTMSNSEVLDKRFNMSWKFEVDPDFDYLIRMHFCELVYDRANERIFRIYINNRTAADNVDVFVRAGGRNRAYHLDYFDPVSSKIDTVWVQLGPDTAAGAAGTDALLNGLEVFKLSRNGNLARVERFDIGGNPGSKSKAMAVWVGVGAGVASLAVVALIVLVFCLCKSRRKESSDTKNNPQGWRPLFLYGGAAVNNSVGGKGSAGTQKLYGSVASVRVGKRFTLAEINAATNHFDDSLVIGVGGFGKVYKGEIEDGVLAAIKRANPQSEQGLAEFETEIEMLSKLRHRHLVSLIGFCEEKNEMILVYEYMANGTLRSHLFGSDLPPLPWKQRLEVCIGAARGLHYLHTGADRGIIHRDVKTTNILLDENFVAKMSDFGLSKDGPAFEHTHVSTAVKGSFGYLDPEYFRRQQLTEKSDVYSFGVVLFEVVCARAVINPTLPKDQINLAEWAMRWQRQRSLDTIIDPHLRGNYCPESLSKFGEIAEKCLADDGKSRPTMGEVLWHLEYVLQLHEAWLNRDTTETSFSSSNHALRGPKDEGLEMVQDSSSQDEVGFDHQHTAESDSVHTTRE; this is translated from the coding sequence ATGGTGAGTGTCCTTGGGGAGGGACTCTATTTTGTTCTGATTCTTGTGGTAGTGTCTGTGACAGTGGGCACTGTGGATGCTCAAACGAAGTCTATCCTCTTAAATTGTGGTTCAAACTCTTCTTTGAATGTGGATGGTAGAAGATGGGTGGGGGACTTGGCCACCGATAACAATGTCACCCTAAGCACTCCCAGTGTTGTTGCTAACACTTCTACATTAAGTGGCAGTTCAATCTATGATCCTCTCTATAAAACAGCCAGAATTTTCACTGTTCCTTTGAATTACACAATCAAAAATGTTAAAGGAAACTACTTTGTTAGGTTCCATTTTTGCCCCTTTGCGATTGACGACTTCAATGTGAACGAGTCCTCATTCGGTGTTGTGGTCAATGGTCTGAAACTGTTATCAGAGTTTGATGTCCCTGGTAAGATATCCCACAAGAATATGAACTTGCTGAATTCTGGAAGAAATGCTAGTTCATTCTTCTTGGTAAAAGAATATATTCTGACTGTGAATGGGGATATGCTTGTGATTGAGTTCGTTCCAGCCAGAAGCTCCTTTGGCTTCATCAATGCCATTGAGATTGTCCCAGTTGTGGGTGAGCTTTTTTCTGGATCAGTTAGTAGAGTTGGTGGTGGAAACATAAATTTGTCCGGACATGGGATGGAGACCATGTATAGGCTGAATGTCGGTGGTCCTGAGGTTCAGTCCAATCAGGATCGTGATCTTTGGAGAACATGGGAAGTGGATTCTGGTTATATGATCATAGAAAATGCTGGGTCTGGAATTAAGAACAGTTCTAACATTACATATTCTTCCGTGAACGATACTTTGGTGGCTCCTCTCCTGGTGTATGAAACTGCGAGGACAATGTCCAACTCTGAAGTCTTGGACAAAAGGTTCAACATGTCATGGAAATTTGAAGTAGATCCCGACTTTGATTATTTGATCCGTATGCATTTCTGTGAGCTGGTTTATGACAGGGCAAATGAGAGAATATTTAGAATCTACATAAACAATAGGACAGCTGCGGATAATGTTGATGTGTTTGTGCGTGCTGGAGGGAGGAACAGAGCATATCACTTGGACTATTTTGATCCTGTGTCATCAAAGATTGACACGGTTTGGGTTCAACTCGGTCCTGACACAGCTGCTGGTGCTGCAGGAACTGATGCTCTCTTGAATGGTCTGGAGGTTTTCAAGCTCAGTCGAAATGGAAATCTTGCACGTGTTGAGCGGTTTGACATAGGTGGCAATCCAGGGAGCAAATCAAAAGCAATGGCTGTCTGGGTGGGAGTTGGAGCAGGTGTAGCTTCTTTAGCTGTAGTTGCACTTATAGTTCTTGTATTCTGTTTATGTAAAAGCAGGAGGAAGGAATCAAGTGATACCAAAAACAACCCTCAGGGTTGGAGACCATTGTTCCTCTATGGAGGGGCTGCTGTTAACAACTCTGTGGGTGGCAAGGGATCAGCAGGAACCCAAAAGCTATACGGATCAGTGGCCTCAGTTAGAGTTGGCAAGAGGTTTACATTGGCAGAAATCAATGCTGCAACAAACCACTTTGATGACAGTTTGGTAATTGGAGTTGGAGGCTTTGGAAAGGTGTATAAGGGGGAGATTGAAGATGGTGTTCTGGCTGCAATTAAGCGAGCCAACCCCCAGTCTGAGCAAGGCCTGGCTGAATTTGAGACAGAAATTGAGATGCTGTCAAAACTCAGACACAGGCATCTGGTGTCCTTAATTGGTTTCTGTGAAGAGAAGAATGAAATGATCTTGGTTTATGAGTACATGGCCAATGGAACTCTCAGAAGCCACCTATTTGGGAGTGATCTCCCTCCCTTACCTTGGAAGCAGCGCCTAGAAGTGTGCATTGGTGCTGCAAGGGGATTGCACTACCTTCACACAGGTGCTGACCGTGGAATCATTCACAGGGATGTCAAGACAACCAATATTCTTCTAGATGAGAACTTTGTAGCCAAAATGTCTGATTTTGGATTGTCAAAAGATGGTCCAGCCTTTGAACACACCCATGTTAGCACAGCTGTAAAAGGAAGTTTTGGCTATTTAGACCCTGAGTACTTCAGAAGGCAGCAATTGACTGAGAAATCAGATGTATACTCCTTTGGAGTTGTGTTGTTTGAAGTTGTTTGTGCTAGAGCTGTGATAAACCCCACCTTGCCTAAGGATCAGATCAATCTTGCAGAATGGGCAATGAGATGGCAGAGGCAAAGATCACTTGACACAATCATTGACCCTCATCTCAGAGGAAACTATTGTCCTGAATCATTGTCCAAGTTTGGAGAGATTGCAGAAAAATGTCTTGCTGATGATGGAAAGAGCCGTCCCACCATGGGGGAGGTGTTGTGGCATTTGGAGTATGTTTTACAACTACATGAAGCATGGCTCAACAGGGACACCACAGAAACTTCCTTCTCTAGTAGTAATCATGCTTTGAGAGGTCCAAAAGATGAAGGACTAGAAATGGTACAAGACTCTTCAAGCCAAGATGAAGTTGGTTTTGATCACCAACACACTGCTGAATCTGATTCAGTCCACACAACAAGAGAATGA
- the LOC106776251 gene encoding obg-like ATPase 1, with product MPPKSAKSKEAPAERPILGRFSSHLKIGIVGLPNVGKSTLFNTLTKLAIPAENFPFCTIEPNEARVNIPDERFEWLCQLYKPKSEVSAFLEIHDIAGLVRGAHQGQGLGNSFLSHIRAVDGIFHVLRAFEDPDIIHVDDTVDPVRDLEIITEELRLKDVEFMERKIEDVEKSMKRSNDKQLKIELECCQRVKALLQEGKDVRLGEWKAADIEILNSFQLLTAKPVVYLVNMTEKDYQRKKNKFLPKIHAWVQEHGGEQIIPFSCAFERNLSDLPPDEAAKYCEENKIQSALPKIIKTGFSAINLIYFFTAGPDEVKCWQIRRQTKAPQAAGTIHTDFERGFICAEVMKFEDLKELGSESAVKAAGKYKQEGKTYVVQDGDIIFFKFNVSGGGKK from the exons ATGCCTCCCAAATCTGCCAAATCCAAGGAAGCCCCGGCTGAGCGACCCATCCTCGGTCGATTCTCTTCTCACCTCAAAATTGGCATT GTTGGCTTGCCAAATGTTGGAAAATCTACTCTTTTTAATACTCTCACCAAGTTGGCAATACCTGCTGAGAACTTCCCCTTTTGTACCATTGAGCCTAATGAGGCGCGGGTCAATATACCCGACGAAAGGTTTGAGTGGCTTTGCCAATTATACAAGCCAAAAAGTGAG GTCTCAGCTTTCTTAGAAATCCATGACATAGCTGGATTGGTCCGAGGTGCTCATCAGGGGCAAGGATTGGGGAATAGTTTTTTATCTCACATTCGTGCTGTTGATGGAATTTTCCATGTTTTAC GTGCATTTGAGGATCCGGACATTATTCATGTAGATGATACTGTTGACCCAGTTAGGGATTTGGAGATCATTACTGAAGAATTGAGGCTGAAG GATGTTGAATTCATGGAAAGAAAGATAGAAGATGTtgagaaaagcatgaagaggagcaATGACAAACAGTTAAAAATTGAGCTTGAATGTTGTCAAAGG GTGAAGGCATTGCTTCAGGAAGGAAAAGATGTACGTCTAGGTGAATGGAAGGCTGCTGATATTGAGATTTTGAATTCCTTTCAGTTACTTACTGCCAAGCCTGTTGTATACTTG GTTAATATGACTGAAAAGGATtaccaaagaaaaaagaacaagtTTCTGCCCAAAATTCATGCTTg GGTTCAGGAGCATGGTGGTGAGCAAATAATTCCTTTCAGCTGCGCTTTTGAGAGGAATCTTTCAGATCTGCCACCAGATGAAGCGGCTAAGTATTGTGAGGAGAACAAAATTCAAAG TGCTCTTCCCAAAATAATAAAGACTGGGTTTTCCGCTATTaatctcatttattttttcacagCTGGACCTGATGAG GTTAAGTGTTGGCAAATTAGACGCCAAACAAAAGCTCCTCAAGCTGCGGGGACTATCCATACTGATTTTGAAAGGGGATTTATTTGTGCTGAG GTGATGAAGTTTGAGGATCTTAAGGAACTCGGCAGTGAGTCAGCTGTGAAG